TGCTTCGTTACATAACGCAAGCTATTGTGATTAACCGGACAGCCAAAGAAATGGGGGGAGGTAGAAAATATTATTTCTCATTGCCCATATTCGATATTCTCCAACCGATACAATCTCTTAATTTCAAGCTATGCCGCCTTTTCCGAGGGAAAGGTGATTTTATGAGAAGATAATAAACCTGTTTATTTATATCCGGAAGGAAGACTTACTCATATCGCATAGAGTTTGCCGGATTGATTTTCGTTATCAGGAAAGAAGGACCGATCAACATCAGCACCGACGACAACAATGTACCGATATTAATCAAAAGAAAAAGCCAGATATTGAAAGAGACCGATACTGTATCGACATAATAACTTTCCGGGTCGAGTTTGAGAATTCCGAATTGAGATTGAATAAAGTAGAATGCCAGACCGATCACGTTTCCCCAAAGCATTCCTTTTCCGATAAGAAAAACAGAGAACCAAAGAAACGTCTTACGAATAGTGAAATTGTCAGCTCCCAACGCTTTCAGGATTCCTATCATATTAGTACGTTCAATGATAATAATCAATAGACCGGAAATCATGGTAAATCCGGCAACCCCTATCATTAAGAACAAAATCACCCATACATTCATATCCAATAAGCCAAGCCATTCAAATATCTGGGGATTCAGTTGTTCAATATTCCGTACATAATATATGCCTCCAAACTTATCCCGCTGACTATCGGTATCAATAGCGATTTCATAAGTTACGTCTTCCAACTTATCATAATCACGAACCTGCAATTCCACTCCGCTCACCTGCTCCCGCTGCCAACCGTTCAAGCGGTTCACCAGATTGAGATCAGTCAATAAAAAAAGATTATCATACTCGGAGAAGTTAGTCTGATAGATTCCAGCAATCGTCAAACGACGGGCACGAACCTCATCTTGTATATAATAGGTATAAATTTTATCTCCTAGCTTCAACTTCATCTTAGTAGCCAAAGCCTTGGAAATAAGCACCTGATTGGAAGATACAGAATCACTGAAAACGGGAATTTCTCCTTCGACCAGATATTCCTTCATAAAGCGGGAATCAAATTCCGGTCCAACACCCTTCAACACCATTCCCTGAAAGGCGTCGTCTGTTTTTATCATTCCCGGTTTGGTGGAATAACGTTGTACATGACTCACTTCAGGATAATCGGAAAGGGCGGCAATCAAACTGTCGCCAGCAACAATCGGATGTGTCTCATAAGAATTGACCGCATCCAGATTCGTTATCTGGATATGCGAGCCAAATCCAATGACCTTATTTCTCACTTCACTTTTAAACCCGATCACTACCGCTACCGCTATAATCATTACAGCCAGTCCGATAGCAATACCCGCCATAGCAATGAGGACCGCAGGACGTGATACCTGCTTTCCGCCATCGCTTTCACGATAGATACGCCGGGCTATGAAAAGTGATAGAGACATCTTTTATTCCGTTCTTCCCGGATACGCCTCCAAAGCCTTTTGCAAGACAAAAAGCGCACGGGTCAAGTCTTCTTTTTTCAATACATAAGCAATACGAACCTCGTTGATACCAGAGCCCGGAGTGGTATAGAAACCGGAAGCCGGAGCCATAAAGACTGTCTGCCCTTCGTACTCGAAGTCCGAAAGACACCAGGCACAGAACTTATCCGAATCATCTACCGGAAGTTTCGCCACCGTGTAGAAAGCTCCCATAGGAATCGGAGAATAAACACCCGGAATGCGGTTCAATCCGTCAATGAGGCATTTACGACGTTCCACATATTCATCATAGGTCTCACGTGAATATTCTTCCGGAGCATCCAATGAAGCCTCGGCAGCAATCTGTCCGATCAAAGGGGGACTCAAACGAGCCTGACAGAACTTCATAACAGCGTCACGTATCTCTTTGTTCTTGGTAATCAGCGCACCGATACGGATTCCACATTCCGAATAACGTTTCGAAACGGAGTCAATCAGAACCACATTATTCTCGATGCCTTCCAAATGGCAGGCAGAAATATAGGGCGAACCGGTATAGATAAATTCGCGATATACTTCATCGGAGAAAAGGAATAAATCGTATTTCTTCACCAAGTCACGAATCTGATTCATCTCACGACGAGTATACAGATAACCGGTCGGATTGTTCGGATTACAAATCAGGATAGCTTTGGTACGTTCATTTATCAGTTCTTCAAATTTCTCCACTTTCGGAAGTGAGAAACCCTCTTCGATAGTCGTGGCGATAGTGCGGATCTTCGCTCCGGCAGAGATAGCAAATGCCATATAGTTGGCATAAGCCGGTTCCGGAACAATAATTTCATCCCCGGGATTCAGACAGGAAAGGAAAGAGAAAAGCACCGCCTCCGAACCACCCGACGTAATGATTATATCATCTGCTGTAAGATTGATATTGAACTTTGCATAATATCCTACTAATTTCTCGCGATAGCTACGATAACCTGCGCTGGGACTGTACTCCAGCACTTTGCGATCAATGTTGCGTATCGCGTCAATCGCGACCTGAGGCGTGGGCAGGTCAGGCTGTCCGATGTTCAGGTGAAATACATGAACTCCGCGTTGCTTGGCAGCGTCTGCCAAAGGAGCCAGTTTTCTGATAGGAGATGCAGGCATCTCGTTTCCGCGAATGGATATGGTTGGCATAATTTTAACTACAAATTACTTAATTACTATTTACTTTATCTACTTGGAGCTGCAAATGTACGCAATAATTTGAATACAGAGACATAAAAACTTTAAAAACCTTAGCAAGGTTAAAAACGTTATGGGATTTTGAAAATAAAGCTATACATTTGTCATACGGAAAACTTAAAACAATATCATAATGACCATACACCTTATCTCATTTGCGTCACTACTTCATAAACAAGCCACGCTGCGCAGTTCGCATGAAGCGATTTTAAGCGAACTCGAAAAATATTATACTGTCAAGCTTGTCGATTATCAGGATATGGACAAGTTGACGAGTGATGATTTCAAGATTATTTTTATCGCTACCGGCGGAGTAGAAAGACTGGTCATCCAACATTTCGAACGACTTCCCCGCCCTGCCATTTTACTGGCCGACGGTATGCAAAACTCACTTGCAGCCGCTCTGGAGATATCTACATGGTTACGCGGAAGAGGAATGAAAAGCGAAATTCTTCACGGTGAATTACCGGCAATCATACAACGTGTACATATACTCTATAATAATTTCCGGGCACAACGTTCTTTATTCGGCAAACGCATCGGAGTTATCGGAACACCTTCATCCTGGTTGGTCGCCAGCAATGTTGACTATCTTCTGGCAAAACGCCGTTGGGGTATCGAATACATAGACATTCCATTGGAACGAATTTATGAACATTTTCAACAAATCACAGATGAACAGGTAGGTGCTTCCTGTGCTGCCGTTGCTTCACAAGCTCTTGCTTGCCGTGAAGGAACTCCCGAAGATTTAATCAAAGCGATGCGATTATATCGGGCTATTAAGAAAGTATGCGAAGAAGAAAAGTTGGAGGCGTTGACACTCAGTTGTTTCAAACTGATTGAGCAAATCGACACTACCGGTTGTCTGGCATTATCTTTGCTGAATGACGATGGCATAATGGCAGGTTGTGAAGGGGATCTTCAGTCGATATTTACTTTGCTGGCCGTGAAGTCATTAACCGGAAAAGACGGATTCATGGCGAATCCTTCCATGATTAATTCCCGCACCAACGAGCTTATATTAGCTCACTGTACCATAGGCCTTAAACAAACGGAAAGATACATTATCCGCAACCACTTCGAGACAGAAAAAGGTATTGCTATCCAAGGCTTACTTCCAACAGGAGACGTGACTATTATTAAATGTGGCGGCGAATGTCTGGATGAATATTACTTGTCCACGGGAACATTATCCGAAAACACGAATTATATCAATATGTGCCGTACACAGGTACGTATCCGTATGAATACTCCCGCCGAGTATTTCCTGAAGAATCCATTGGGCAATCATCATATTCTGATTCACGGAAATTACGAAGATGCATTGAATGAGTTTTTCCTGGCGAATGCCTGCAAACGGACAGAATAAATAAAATACAGAAAAGCAATCCGAAAACAGTCTAGAATAGAAAATATGAAAATCACACCCTCTTACCTTTATCTCTCGTTACTTCTTTGTCTATTAAGCTATGCACCGCTCGATGCACAAGAAGCGTTCAATGACTCAGTCGCCTTAATCAAAAGAAACTATATAAATGCCACTGTCGGCAAAGATAAAGGTAAGGAGGTGCTTCTTAGGCAATTATCAACAATCCCTCCAGAGAAGGAAGCTTCGGACCAGAATGTAATTGAGTTACAACAACTATATCCTATCTCCCCTAAAGAAATCAAACATTTAATAAATACTCTCTATACGGACGGTTCATGGGAAGATATCAACTACGCAGATACGAAACGTTCCGGGTGGGAACCGAAAAAACATACCGAACGGATATTGAAACTCACTAAATACCATTACCAGAAAAAGCAGATACTTAAACCGTCTGAAAGAGCCCGACTGACTAACGCCATTCATCAAGCAATGAATTTCTGGTTTAGTAGAAAACTGGTATGCAAAAATTGGTGGTATAATCAAATCGGCATTCCACGTACACTCGGGCCCGCATTCCTATTGTTCGAACAAGAAATGAGCGAACCGGAAAAACAAGGCGCAATCAAAGTAATGATGAATTCATCCTTCGGCATGACAGGACAGAACAAAGTTTGGCTGGCAGGTAATGTACTAATCAGAGCTTTATTGCAGAATGACTGGCAACTGGCAAAAGAAGCACGGAAAGTTATTGCCTCTGAAATAACTCTCGGACAAAAAGAAGGAATCAAAGCTGACTGGAGTTTTCACCAGCACGGGCCCCAACAACAGTTTGGCAATTACGGCCTGTCTTTTATATGCAATATGAGTTTCTATTCGGAACTATTTACCGGCACTACCCTTGCTTTTTCACAGGAACAACAAAGAATTCTCACCTCCCTGCTACTAGAAGGTTACCAATGGATTATCTGGAGGGGATATTGGGATGTAAATGCGCTTAACCGCCAACTATTCCGCAACGCAGATATTGACAAAGGATTTAGTTTACTATTTGCCGCACATTCATTAATGAAAAGCAGCGAACCGGAAGTTGCCGATCAAATAAAGAAAATGATTCTTCGAAATTCTTCTTTTTCACAAGTCCCCAACTCATTCACCGGAAACAAACATTTCCGGGAGTCGGACTATACCGTTCACCGTACTCCTACCTGGCTGGCTTCCGTACGTATGGCTTCCGAACGAGTAATCGGCACGGAACTGGTGAACGAGGATAACCTGAAAGGATATTACATGGCCGACGGTGCATTGTATACGTATGTGCATGGAGATGAATACCATAACATTTTTCCTTTTTGGAATTGGAGAAGAATCCCGGGGATTACTACTTATGAAAGCAATGCGCCTATTCCTAATCCCAATAAAACAGATGCGCGAAATCACAGTTCCTATGTAGGAGGAACGACTTACCAAAATACCGGAATTACTGCTATGCAGCTGAAACGTAACAAACTGGAGGCGAATAAAACCTGGATATTTACGGATAACTATGTATTATGTATGGGAAGCAACATCCATGCTGACAGCACAGCCACTATTATGACATCTATTGACCAACGGTTCAGCAAAGGCAAAGTATGGTCTGATGACAATAAACGGATTTTCCATGATAATACCGGATATATCATCTTGCAGGCGGACACTTGCATCACTCTGACCGAGAATAAAGAAGGACAATGGAAAGATTTTATGGGAATGTACAAACCCGAAATTCTAAAAAGTAAATTATTCTCAGTTTACTTAAAACACCGTAAAGATGCACCTGCATCTTATGTATATCTGACACTTCCAGCCACCACACAACAAAAAGTGCGCGATTTCGACAGTCGCTCCGTTCATATCATCCGCAATGATAAAAAAGCACAAGCGGCTGTCATCAATGATCTATGTTACGCAAGTGTTTATCATCCTACCAATTTACTAATAGACAATGATAATCCGATTGCTATCTCAGAACCGGGCACTTATATCATTCATATAAAAAAGAAAGAAATCGTGTCTCACGAATCTTTTGCACTCCAACTTACAAATAAATAACCGGTCACCGAGGAACTGATATTCCCGTGTCCTCCCATTTTCTATCATGCCACTCTACAACCGAAGTGAAACCTGCCTTCTTCAAAGCAGCCAGAGCTTCGGCACGAGCATTATTTATCCTTTCCGGATAGTGAGCATCACTATTAACCTGCACCCGAACACCTAATTCTTTCAAGAAAGTGAAATATCGTTCATTAGGATAGAATGTTCCCAGTTCATGATAAGCTTTGGTATTGATTTCTACAATATAGCCGTGTTCGGCAATGGCCGTGAAGTATCCGCGAACCAATGTATCATACCACGGTTCATCCAATAACCCCGGACGATAGCAGGAAGCATTGTAGTGCATCTTATCCGCATGACCTACAATATCAAATCCCCCTAATTCTACCATACGAAGCAGATTCTTATAATAAAGGTGAACCACATAATCCAAGTCACCATCGAAATGCTTGTCTATTAATTGACGGAAAGTATCTGCCGGAGTATCAATATCCACGATTTCCCGCTCCGGAGAATGCAGCATGTGTACCGAACCGATCCGGTAATCAAGCGGCAAATCCTGAAAACGAGGCAAAGAAGGATTGCTGTCCTCATCCAGATAATCTATTTCAAGGCCGATTGCCAATTCTATTTTATCAGCATACTTTTCTTTGAGACGAGAGAATTCAGAAAGGTAATCATCCATCCGATCCCATTCCATTGTCCATGCAGTAGAGAACGGCAACGGGGCATGAGAAGAAATGCCATAGGAAGTAAAGCCTTCGCTGATAGCAAAGCGGATAAAATCTTCCATATTGGCCCGTCCGTCGCAATACAGGCAATGACTATGATAATTGGTCAGGTTTGTCATAAAGGTTTATGTTATCAGGGGTATCTGGTTATCAGAATTTTCGGGTTTATTGTTATTCGGAATTCAACCTTCTATTTCGCTGAGTTCCAACCAGCGCATAGTCTTTTCATCAATCAGGTCATTCACTTCCGGCAATCGTTTTGACTTCTCGGTCAGTTCGTCCACAGAGAGCGTACCGCTGCACAGCTGTTCTTCAATCTGCGCCTTCTCCGTTTCCAGTTCGGCTATTTCTTTTTCCAGTTGTTCAAACTCACGTTTTTCTTTGAAGCTCATCTTCCGCTTATCATTCAGACGGACACGGGCCGTCTTCTCCTCCTGCGGTTTCTCAGCCTCTTTTTCCTGTTGCGCTTTCGCATCTTTCCAATCTCGGTAATCACTGTAATTTCCGGGAAAGTCACGGATATCTCCCTGTCCGTTGAATACCATTAAATGATCCACTACCTTATCCATAAAGTAACGGTCGTGTGACACCACAATGACACAACCTTTGAAGTTCTGAAGATATTCTTCGAGCACGTTCAAAGTTATAATATCCAAGTCGTTGGTAGGCTCGTCAAGCACCAGAAAGTTGGGATTACGCATCAGAACCGTGCAGAGATACAGACGGCGACGTTCACCTCCACTCAATTTATAAACGTAGCTATGCTGCGTTTCGGGAGTAAACAGGAAATGTTGAAGGAATTGGGATGCCGTCAGTTTCTTGCCGTTACCCAGTTCTATGATCTCGGCAATATCCTGTACCACATCAATCACCTTCATCTGTTCGTCAAACTGGAGACCGTCCTGCGAATAATAACCGAAACGAACCGTTTCGCCGATATCCACCGTACCGCTATCAGGCTGTACCTGCCCCATGAGTATTTTGATAAATGTAGACTTTCCCGTTCCGTTGTTACCTACAATTCCCATTTTCTCATAACGGGCAAAAATATAAGAGAAATCATCCAGAATCTTCAAGTCACCGAAACTCTTATAAAGATGATCGGCTTCGAATATCTTGCTGCCGATATAAGAGGCTTTTACTTCCAGTTTCACATTATCATTGCGGATATGTTGCTTCGCCACCTTTTCAAGTTCGTAGAAAGCATCTTCCCGATAACGGGCCTTATGTCCGCGTGCCTGCGGCATCCGGCGCATCCAGTCAAGTTCGGTACGATAGAGGTTATTGGCACGTTCTATCTCCACACTTTTTGCGTCGATGCGTTCCTGACGTTTTTCGAGGTAATAGCTATAATTCCCTTTATATTGATAAAGCTGCCGATTGTCTATTTCGATAATCTCCGAGCAGACACGGTCGAGGAAATAACGGTCGTGCGTCACCATGAGCAAGCTGAGATTGGTACGGCGGAGATATTCTTCGAGCCATTCGGTCATATCCAGATCAAGGTGGTTGGTAGGCTCATCAAGAATCAACAAGTCCGGTTCAGTAATCAGGGCGTTAGCCAAGGCGACACGTTTCAACTGTCCGCCGGAGAGCTGCTTCACTTTCTGGTCGAAGTTACGGATTTTGAGTTGAGAAAGGATTTGCTTGGCTTTCTGTTCATATTCCCATGCCTCCTCCTGGTCCATACGCACCAAAAGCTCATCCATCCCGGGATGTCCATCGGTTTCCATACAACGTTCGTACTCCTTTATCAGTTCCACGGTACTGTTGCCGTGATGAAAACAAGCCTCAAGGACGGTCAATTCTTCAGGATATTGCGGGTCTTGCTCCAGATAATCGACACGAAGGTCACGACGGAAAACTATATTTCCGTTATCATATCCTTCTTTGCCTGCGATGACATTCAACAAGGTTGTTTTTCCGGTACCGTTCTTGGCGATCAGTCCCACACGCTGGCCTTCGGCAATGCCAAAAGATATATTTTCAAAAAGAACCAAGTCGCCGAAGGACTTGGTCAGGTTGTCTACTTGTAAATAAGGTACTGCCACGTAGTTTAGTAATTAGTTAGGTAGTGGTTAGTAATTAATAATCAAGGATTTATATTCTTCAATAACATTGCAAGGCTGCCCTGCTTTTACTTTGCTCCAAGCTATCTTCATCGGGTCGATAATCCGGTCCTTGTAGTCAAGTACGGGAGCTTCACGGTTGCCGTCAATCAAGGTCTTCCATTCCATGCCTTCCACTTCGTTGGCCAGAATGGTGCATACCGTTATGCCGATTGCCAGCCATTCGTCCTTTTTCTTCGGTCCTATCTTGCCACTGTCAATCACCTGCTGAAGTTTTTCCAAGTCGTCTTCCACTCCCTGAAAATCTTTCTTCAGTTCCTCTTTCACGGTAGATACCACCCACTCGTAGCTTTCATTAATCTGATAAATCTCGGAGAGACGGACAGGAATAAGTTCCGCCGGATATTTCTCACCCTCCTTGCGAATCTCCAGAGTGGCGATAACCTCCTCTGCTTCCTTCACACTTCCGCCTTTGGGAACGGTAAACGAACATTCGAAAGCGATATTGCCGATACCGGTAATCCACAGGTGAGAAGTATAGTATTTTCCTTCCTCCTGAAACATTTCCTTGCTATATGCACTCTCCAATGCCCCGACCTTCACCAATGAAGCCGATTCATTCTCTTTCAGTTCCTGCCGAACGGCATCCCTGCCGTAAGTAGCATTGCCTTTAAATGCAGATATACGAAAGTTTCCCGTCCATACATCGGGATTATAGAAAAGAAAAGAGCCTTCGCCGTCTTCAAACTCATTCCAGTCCGACGGATAGTTCATAGAAAACCATGCTCCGGGAGAGATAAATTTCTTGCCTTGCATCCTTTTTCATTAAAATGATTACTCGGGCAAAAATACGAAAAAAAGTGTTCACTACTTCCCTATCGGTTGTATTTTCCTGCGTACTTCTTTGGAAATCTCCAAAAACATATAATTCAGCTTTCCGGAATGGATACCTTCTTCGTTCTCTTTGTACTTCTTGTTGGCATATTGTTTGGATTTCTCGAAGGTGAGCAGAGACATTTCGTTCTGTGATTTACCTACCATGGTGGAATCCAGTTGCTCGTCGGGGAAGAAATCATCCAAGTCAACATCCCCAATCATTGTTGTTTCAAGGAAGTTCATGTCTTTATGGGAGTTGTCGGTATAATACCCCACGAACATGTGTCCCGGAGTACGTACCAGAATCGGGTCTATATTGATAGAACGAAGCAACGACGCAAACAACACACTACCGTCCACACAGTTGATTTGTGAAGAGTCCAGTGCATCATCAAACGTGCGGACCCGTTGCGAGAAAACAACATTGCTCGACAGGCTGGTATTGGAAACCGAACTGTAACGGAATTTGCGTTTCTGCAAGATGTTCCAAAGAGCATAGACTTGCTTGTCTACCACACCTTTCGCCTTACTCTGGTATCCCAGAAAACGATTCACGATACGGGTATTCAACGCTTCGCGAAGCAATTGGTCAATCATAGGATTTTCTTCATTGACATAGGCGGCAAAGAAGATACTGGTATCATAAAATTTTGTTCCGTTTGCCACATATCCCAACAGACACTCGTTGATGCTGCGTACTGAAAAAGTACGCACCCGCTGGCCTAAGTCGTCTCCGTTCATTTCCACCTTCACGGCTACGCTGACCGGCTCGGCCTGAACATTATTTTTCAATGCTTCATAATTCCAGATTATATCAGGATAAATGGTATACTCAGTCCGCGGTCTATTTAGAACGAACTCCGACACGGAACGGGAGAAGAAAGGCGTCTCCGCCACCTCGATACGCACACGGCTATAAGCGGTTCTTGATTTCACCCGCACGGCAATACATGACTTCGGATTTCCCAGATACATAGAGTCCGAAGGCGTGATTACTTGCGCATCCGTGGTGGCTACCGACAGTATGGCGGAAGGAAAGATATTCCCTCCCAGATCATCAACAATCTCGAAACCGGAATTGAAAGAGGTGTATTTAAAAACGGAAATCCCTCCTATCAGAAGGAAAAGGACGATGATCGCCCCTATCACTTCGCGCCTGTGATTTTTCAAGTCAAATTTTATCATTGCTTGCAAGTTGTATTTTAATCTATTGCTATTCTATTTCTCTAACAAAGATAACAAATAACAAACGTTTTTTCCTCCCCCGGCCAATAAAAACTATTAAATTTCGTCCGAACAGCCGTATTCCGCCGAATGTAATACGATTGTAATATTTGTTTCATCCGCCCGTAACAAAGTCTCCTCATCTTTGTCCCGAAATAAAAAAAAGACTAACTTTGTCATATCACATTAATACATATATCTTATGAACGAAACCCGTATTTTAGTTGTCGACGATGAAGAAGACCTCTGTGAGATTCTGAAATTCAATCTTGAAAACGAAGGTTATGAAGTGGATACCGCCAATTCTGCCGAAGAAGCGCTAAAAATGGACATCAGCAGTTATCACCTGATTCTCCTCGATGTGATGATGGGAGAAATCTCCGGCTTCAAAATGGCGAATATGTTGAAAAAAGACAAGAAAACAGCTAAAGTGCCCATTATCTTTATCACAGCCAAAGATACGGAAAACGATACGGTCACAGGCTTTAACCTGGGAGCGGATGATTATATTTCCAAGCCTTTCTCCCTGCGTGAAGTGATCGCACGTGTGAAGGCCGTACTCCGGCGTACCGCAACAGCGGAAACGGAAAGAGCCCCCGAACGGCTCGTCTATCAGTCATTGGTCATTGATATTACCAAGAAAAAGGTTAGTATCGACGGCGAAGAAGTGCAGCTTACTAAAAAAGAATTTGAAATATTGCTTCTATTGGTACAGAACAAAGGACGTGTATTTTCACGCGAAGATATCCTCACCCGCATCTGGAGCAATGAAGTTTACGTGCTCGACCGTACTATCGACGTAAATATCACCCGCTTGCGGAAAAAGATAGGCGAATACGGCAAATGCATTGTCACCCGCCTCGGATACGGATACTGTTTCGAAGCAGAATAATTATTGATTATGAACCTACCTGTCAATCAAAAACATTTCCTCTCTTTCAGCCGGAAACTCTTTCTTTCGGTCATTTCGTTGTTCCTGGTATTCGCAATCTGTTTCATCGCCTATCAGTACCAACGGGAAAGGGAATATAAAGTCGAACTGCTGAATACACAGTTACAAGACTATAACAGCCGGCTGTACGAACAACTGAACGATAGTCCGGCTATCGAAGAAACTACCGACAAATATATCCGTAACCATGCATTGAAGGATTTGCGTGTGACGCTGATTGATTTGCAGGGAAATGTCATTTATGACAGTTATAAGACACAAGAAATAAAACACGAAAACCACCGCGACCGTCCCGAAGTGCAGAGAGCCTTGAAAGAAGGAAACGGATTCGATGTACGCCGTACTTCCGAAACCACCGGACTTCCTTATTTTTACTCCGCCACACGTTACGGGGATTATATTGTCCGGTCGGCGTTGCCGTATAATGTCAGCTTAATCAATAACCTGAAAGCAGACCCGCATTACCTGTGGTTCACCGTGATTGTTTCTTTATTGCTGATGATTATTTTCTATAAATTCACCAATAAGCTGGGAACTTCGATCAGCCAACTCCGCGAGTTTGCCATGCGTGCCGACCGGAATGAGCCTATCGAAATGGCGATGCAGTCAGCCTTTCCGCACAACGAACTGGGAGAAATTTCACAGCATATCATTCAGATCTACAAACGTCTGCACGAA
The nucleotide sequence above comes from Bacteroides caccae. Encoded proteins:
- a CDS encoding polysaccharide lyase family 8 super-sandwich domain-containing protein, producing the protein MKITPSYLYLSLLLCLLSYAPLDAQEAFNDSVALIKRNYINATVGKDKGKEVLLRQLSTIPPEKEASDQNVIELQQLYPISPKEIKHLINTLYTDGSWEDINYADTKRSGWEPKKHTERILKLTKYHYQKKQILKPSERARLTNAIHQAMNFWFSRKLVCKNWWYNQIGIPRTLGPAFLLFEQEMSEPEKQGAIKVMMNSSFGMTGQNKVWLAGNVLIRALLQNDWQLAKEARKVIASEITLGQKEGIKADWSFHQHGPQQQFGNYGLSFICNMSFYSELFTGTTLAFSQEQQRILTSLLLEGYQWIIWRGYWDVNALNRQLFRNADIDKGFSLLFAAHSLMKSSEPEVADQIKKMILRNSSFSQVPNSFTGNKHFRESDYTVHRTPTWLASVRMASERVIGTELVNEDNLKGYYMADGALYTYVHGDEYHNIFPFWNWRRIPGITTYESNAPIPNPNKTDARNHSSYVGGTTYQNTGITAMQLKRNKLEANKTWIFTDNYVLCMGSNIHADSTATIMTSIDQRFSKGKVWSDDNKRIFHDNTGYIILQADTCITLTENKEGQWKDFMGMYKPEILKSKLFSVYLKHRKDAPASYVYLTLPATTQQKVRDFDSRSVHIIRNDKKAQAAVINDLCYASVYHPTNLLIDNDNPIAISEPGTYIIHIKKKEIVSHESFALQLTNK
- a CDS encoding response regulator transcription factor, encoding MNETRILVVDDEEDLCEILKFNLENEGYEVDTANSAEEALKMDISSYHLILLDVMMGEISGFKMANMLKKDKKTAKVPIIFITAKDTENDTVTGFNLGADDYISKPFSLREVIARVKAVLRRTATAETERAPERLVYQSLVIDITKKKVSIDGEEVQLTKKEFEILLLLVQNKGRVFSREDILTRIWSNEVYVLDRTIDVNITRLRKKIGEYGKCIVTRLGYGYCFEAE
- a CDS encoding ABC transporter permease, with translation MSLSLFIARRIYRESDGGKQVSRPAVLIAMAGIAIGLAVMIIAVAVVIGFKSEVRNKVIGFGSHIQITNLDAVNSYETHPIVAGDSLIAALSDYPEVSHVQRYSTKPGMIKTDDAFQGMVLKGVGPEFDSRFMKEYLVEGEIPVFSDSVSSNQVLISKALATKMKLKLGDKIYTYYIQDEVRARRLTIAGIYQTNFSEYDNLFLLTDLNLVNRLNGWQREQVSGVELQVRDYDKLEDVTYEIAIDTDSQRDKFGGIYYVRNIEQLNPQIFEWLGLLDMNVWVILFLMIGVAGFTMISGLLIIIIERTNMIGILKALGADNFTIRKTFLWFSVFLIGKGMLWGNVIGLAFYFIQSQFGILKLDPESYYVDTVSVSFNIWLFLLINIGTLLSSVLMLIGPSFLITKINPANSMRYE
- a CDS encoding DUF3805 domain-containing protein, translated to MQGKKFISPGAWFSMNYPSDWNEFEDGEGSFLFYNPDVWTGNFRISAFKGNATYGRDAVRQELKENESASLVKVGALESAYSKEMFQEEGKYYTSHLWITGIGNIAFECSFTVPKGGSVKEAEEVIATLEIRKEGEKYPAELIPVRLSEIYQINESYEWVVSTVKEELKKDFQGVEDDLEKLQQVIDSGKIGPKKKDEWLAIGITVCTILANEVEGMEWKTLIDGNREAPVLDYKDRIIDPMKIAWSKVKAGQPCNVIEEYKSLIINY
- a CDS encoding histidinol-phosphatase — translated: MTNLTNYHSHCLYCDGRANMEDFIRFAISEGFTSYGISSHAPLPFSTAWTMEWDRMDDYLSEFSRLKEKYADKIELAIGLEIDYLDEDSNPSLPRFQDLPLDYRIGSVHMLHSPEREIVDIDTPADTFRQLIDKHFDGDLDYVVHLYYKNLLRMVELGGFDIVGHADKMHYNASCYRPGLLDEPWYDTLVRGYFTAIAEHGYIVEINTKAYHELGTFYPNERYFTFLKELGVRVQVNSDAHYPERINNARAEALAALKKAGFTSVVEWHDRKWEDTGISVPR
- a CDS encoding pyridoxal phosphate-dependent aminotransferase, with amino-acid sequence MPTISIRGNEMPASPIRKLAPLADAAKQRGVHVFHLNIGQPDLPTPQVAIDAIRNIDRKVLEYSPSAGYRSYREKLVGYYAKFNINLTADDIIITSGGSEAVLFSFLSCLNPGDEIIVPEPAYANYMAFAISAGAKIRTIATTIEEGFSLPKVEKFEELINERTKAILICNPNNPTGYLYTRREMNQIRDLVKKYDLFLFSDEVYREFIYTGSPYISACHLEGIENNVVLIDSVSKRYSECGIRIGALITKNKEIRDAVMKFCQARLSPPLIGQIAAEASLDAPEEYSRETYDEYVERRKCLIDGLNRIPGVYSPIPMGAFYTVAKLPVDDSDKFCAWCLSDFEYEGQTVFMAPASGFYTTPGSGINEVRIAYVLKKEDLTRALFVLQKALEAYPGRTE
- the abc-f gene encoding ribosomal protection-like ABC-F family protein, yielding MAVPYLQVDNLTKSFGDLVLFENISFGIAEGQRVGLIAKNGTGKTTLLNVIAGKEGYDNGNIVFRRDLRVDYLEQDPQYPEELTVLEACFHHGNSTVELIKEYERCMETDGHPGMDELLVRMDQEEAWEYEQKAKQILSQLKIRNFDQKVKQLSGGQLKRVALANALITEPDLLILDEPTNHLDLDMTEWLEEYLRRTNLSLLMVTHDRYFLDRVCSEIIEIDNRQLYQYKGNYSYYLEKRQERIDAKSVEIERANNLYRTELDWMRRMPQARGHKARYREDAFYELEKVAKQHIRNDNVKLEVKASYIGSKIFEADHLYKSFGDLKILDDFSYIFARYEKMGIVGNNGTGKSTFIKILMGQVQPDSGTVDIGETVRFGYYSQDGLQFDEQMKVIDVVQDIAEIIELGNGKKLTASQFLQHFLFTPETQHSYVYKLSGGERRRLYLCTVLMRNPNFLVLDEPTNDLDIITLNVLEEYLQNFKGCVIVVSHDRYFMDKVVDHLMVFNGQGDIRDFPGNYSDYRDWKDAKAQQEKEAEKPQEEKTARVRLNDKRKMSFKEKREFEQLEKEIAELETEKAQIEEQLCSGTLSVDELTEKSKRLPEVNDLIDEKTMRWLELSEIEG